A genomic window from Gossypium hirsutum isolate 1008001.06 chromosome D12, Gossypium_hirsutum_v2.1, whole genome shotgun sequence includes:
- the LOC107918097 gene encoding histidine kinase 4, protein MGLKLQQSQHQHHSVAVKVNEQMGTKRGYTFIQANRAWLPKFLLLWVMVMAFLSTWIYKKMDADNKVRRKEVLSSMCDERARMLQDQFSVSVNHVHALAILISTFHYYKNPSAIDQETFAEYTARTAFERPLLSGVAYAERVVHSKREEFERQHGWTIKTMRREPSPIRDEYAPVIFSQETVSYIESLDMMSGEEDRENILRAGASGKAVLTRPFRLLGSHHLGVVLTFPVYKSKLPLRPTVAERIGATAGYLGGAFDVESLVENLLGQLAGNQAILVNVYDVTNSSDHLIMYGHQNQDGDLALLHESKLDFGDPFRKHTMICRYHQKAPTSWTALTTAFLFFVICLLVGYILYGAAIHIVKVEDDFHEMQELKVRAEAADVAKSQFLATVSHEIRTPMNGILGMLALLLDTDLSSTQRDYAQTAQVCGKALITLINEVLDRAKIEAGKLEMETVPFDLRSILDDVLSLFSEKSRNKGVELAVFVSDKVPEMVMGDPGRFRQIITNLVGNSVKFTERGHIFVKVHLAENSKPMAEAKAETCLNGGSDEGVLVSSAHQFKTLSGYEAADERNSWDSFKYLVADEESRYNASINMPLAGETSQNVTLMVSVEDTGIGIPLIAQDRVFMPFMQADSSTSRNYGGTGIGLSITKCLVELMGGHISFVSRPQVGSTFSFTAAFGRCKKASFSDTKKSNTEDLPSSFQGLKAIVVDGKPVRAAVTRYHLKRLGMLVEVGSSVKMAASACGKNVSSCGTKNQPDIILVEKDSWLSGEDGGLSLGMLDRKQNGHVFKLPKMILLATNITNAELEKAKAAGFSDTTIMKPVRASMVAACLQQVLGIGKKRQAGKDMLNGSLVLRSLLYRKKILVVDDNMVNRRVAAGALKKFGAAVECADSGKAALKLLQIPHYFDACFMDIQMPEMDGFEATRRIRKMESQANEQINGGSIDEESARKGKWHVPILAMTADVIHATYDECLKCGMDGYVSKPFEEENLYQAVAKFFKAKPMSEL, encoded by the exons ATGGGTCTAAAGTTGCAACAGAGCCAGCACCAGCACCACTCGGTGGCTGTCAAAGTGAATGAACAAATGGGGACCAAAAGAGGGTACACATTTATTCAGGCTAACAGAGCTTGGTTACCAAAATTTCTTTTGCTTTGGGTAATGGTGATGGCTTTTTTGAGCACTTGGATCTACAAAAAGATGGATGCTGACAACAAAGTAAGGAGGAAGGAAGTATTGAGTAGCATGTGTGATGAGAGGGCAAGGATGTTGCAAGATCAATTCAGTGTTAGCGTTAACCATGTTCATGCCTTGGCCATCCTTATTTCCACTTTTCATTACTACAAGAATCCATCTGCTATTGATCAG GAGACTTTTGCTGAGTACACTGCAAGAACTGCATTTGAGAGGCCATTGCTTAGTGGGGTGGCCTATGCAGAAAGAGTAGTGCATTCAAAGAGGGAGGAATTTGAGAGGCAGCATGGCTGGACAATAAAAACAATGCGGAGGGAACCTTCTCCAATTCGAGATGAATATGCTCCGGTGATATTCTCTCAAGAAACTGTATCTTATATCGAATCACTTGATATGATGTCAGGGGAG GAAGACCGAGAAAACATCTTAAGGGCTGGGGCTTCCGGGAAAGCCGTCCTAACTAGACCCTTCAGGCTTCTTGGTTCTCATCATCTTGGTGTTGTTTTGACGTTCCCTGTCTACAAATCCAAGCTCCCACTGAGGCCAACTGTGGCAGAGCGCATTGGAGCAACTGCTGG ATACCTTGGTGGAGCCTTCGATGTGGAGTCCCTTGTTGAGAATCTGCTCGGGCAACTTGCTGGAAATCAGGCGATACTAGTGAATGTGTATGATGTTACTAACTCTTCTGATCACCTGATCATGTATGGTCACCAAAATCAAGATGGTGACTTGGCTTTGTTGCATGAAAGTAAGCTCGATTTCGGAGATCCATTCAGGAAGCATACAATGATATGTAG ATATCATCAGAAGGCACCAACATCGTGGACAGCACTCACCACCGCTTTCTTATTCTTTGTTATCTGCTTATTAGTTGGTTATATCTTATATGGTGCCGCAATACACATTGTTAAAGTCGAAGATGATTTCCACGAAATGCAAGAACTGAAGGTTCGAGCAGAAGCTGCAGATGTTGCCAAATCACAG TTTCTGGCAACAGTTTCTCATGAAATTAGGACTCCCATGAATGGCATCCTTG GGATGCTTGCTTTGCTTTTAGATACGGATTTAAGTTCAACTCAAAGGGATTACGCTCAGACTGCTCAAGTCTGTGGAAAGGCACTGATAACATTGATAAATGAGGTGCTTGACCGGGCAAAAATTGAAGCTGGAAAGTTGGAGATGGAAACTGTCCCCTTTGATCTTCGATCTATCCTAGATGATGTGCTCTCTTTATTTTCTGAGAAGTCTAGAAACAAAGGTGTTGAG CTGGCAGTCTTTGTTTCGGATAAAGTTCCGGAAATGGTTATGGGGGATCCAGGAAGATTTAGACAGATTATTACGAATCTTGTTGGGAACTCTGTTAAA TTTACAGAACGGGGACACATATTTGTTAAAGTTCATCTAGCAGAAAACTCGAAGCCCATGGCAGAGGCAAAAGCTGAAACTTGTTTGAATGGAGGATCAGATGAAGGTGTGCTGGTATCAAGTGCGCACCAGTTCAAAACCTTAAGTGGTTATGAAGCAGCGGATGAGCGCAACAGTTGGGATTCCTTCAAGTATTTAGTTGCTGATGAAGAATCGCGATATAATGCCTCGATAAACATGCCACTTGCTGGTGAAACTTCTCAGAATGTCACTTTGATGGTATCTGTGGAAGATACAGGTATTGGGATCCCTTTAATTGCCCAGGATAGGGTTTTCATGCCATTTATGCAGGCAGATAGTTCGACTTCGAGAAATTACGGTGGGACAGGTATAGGCTTGAGCATTACCAAGTGTTTGGTTGAGCTAATGGGTGGTCACATAAGCTTTGTTAGCCGGCCACAAGTTGGAAGCACATTCTCATTTACTGCAGCCTTCGGGAGATGTAAAAAAGCTTCATTTAGTGATACCAAAAAATCCAATACCGAAGATCTTCCTTCCAGTTTCCAAGGATTGAAAGCAATAGTAGTTGACGGGAAACCAGTTAGAGCTGCTGTAACCCGATACCACTTGAAGAGGCTCGGTATGCTGGTTGAAGTTGGAAGTAGTGTAAAGATGGCAGCTTCTGCATGTGGGAAAAACGTCTCTTCATGTGG AACTAAAAACCAGCCGGATATAATTCTTGTTGAGAAGGATTCATGGCTTTCTGGCGAGGATGGCGGTTTGAGTTTAGGGATGTTGGATCGGAAGCAGAATGGACATGTGTTTAAGTTGCCTAAGATGATTCTTCTTGCGACGAATATTACGAATgctgagcttgagaaagcaaaggcGGCTGGTTTTTCAGATACTACAATTATGAAACCAGTGAGGGCAAGTATGGTGGCTGCATGTCTTCAACAGGTGCTTGGGATAGGGAAGAAGAGGCAGGCAGGAAAAGATATGTTGAATGGGTCCTTGGTCCTTCGGAGTCTACTTTACAGGAAGAAAATATTAGTAGTCGATGACAATATGGTAAATCGGAGAGTTGCTGCTGGTGCATTGAAGAAGTTTGGAGCTGCTGTAGAATGTGCCGACAGTGGAAAAGCTGCACTAAAACTGCTTCAGATTCCACACTATTTTGATGCTTGCTTCATGGACATTCAGATGCCGGAAATGGACGG gTTTGAGGCAACTCGTCGGATACGAAAGATGGAGAGCCAAGCAAATGAACAGATCAACGGTGGCAGCATAGATGAAGAGTCTGCCCGGAAAGGGAAGTGGCATGTCCCGATATTAGCCATGACAGCCGATGTAATACATGCCACCTATGATGAGTGCCTGAAATGTGGGATGGATGGATATGTCTCGAAGCCCTTCGAGGAAGAAAATCTCTACCAGGCAGTAGCCAAGTTCTTCAAAGCCAAACCAATGTCGGAATTGTAG